One stretch of Miscanthus floridulus cultivar M001 chromosome 18, ASM1932011v1, whole genome shotgun sequence DNA includes these proteins:
- the LOC136523325 gene encoding protein FAR1-RELATED SEQUENCE 5-like: protein MAPPSLPRLESPLPAEQMEQQLAIVVASGGDPIVSSPAPATSAAVTPLVPPTSTPITRADIPRGSGDALHHTTNLTPPASIPPGALITPDPGQRFHPVRISSDCNCDFHPRFLLDRMIFDLAALLSVIRINWFSVRVKRTSKETANWVCNREGFLKTDKENNEPQIEKTSKRVGCPAYAKVKQDKKANQWYFDHVEEAHNHKLHPSPRMVRYMHIHKQRGAALDDLFAIMARNGVAHQAVMNVMSELYGGRQNWSFTEKDVKNMNAEQAREERDADLEKLFQFFRECKTSNEYFYFDVDFDPKTKVLRSIFWSHASQRAEYKDFGDVITFDTTHKTNQKNMPLGMSVGANNNLKNVSFGQALLRDETTESFKWLFETFKNCMGGGHQPYVILTDEDAAMREAIRIVFDKSQHTNYRWHITRTWEYELDKLYIQHKDKNLKERLESLINYPLGPTQFEEWNKLRVLDSFQHIDHMDADETHYSHAEVVRACKSRFDEQLSRVYTRAVYQEYKREYANITAFLIELNPDPEVRNGYLVRHEKGAGSFCWAQHAFKVVADKEAGVYECEWLFFMHIIRAFTHLQVQSIPEKYIFKRYMRDARSLVPWDRHDVVQVGPRGDTEQSRMSKQLPKLMRLGRAGSKTDRAYTETVRHLDRITPGIELLQAIEVDSSVHPTNLTGAESGELQAVGTI, encoded by the exons ATGGCCCCGCCATCGCTACCCCGACTTGAATCGCCACTTCCAGCAGAGCAGATGGAGCAGCAGCTGGCGATTGTTGTCGCGAGCGGTGGAGATCCGATCGTATCGTCTCCGGCGCCAGCTACATCTGCGGCCGTAACTCCTCTGGTTCCGCCGACGAGCACGCCCATCACGAGAGCGGACATCCCCCGCGGATCGGGTGATGCCTTGCATCACACGACTAATCTGACGCCACCTGCATCGATTCCTCCTGGAGCATTAATCACTCCTGATCCTGGTCAGAGATTCCACCCGGTGAGAATCTCTTCTGATTGCAACTGCGATTTCCACCCCCGATTCCTCCTGGATCGCATGATTTTTGATTTGGCGGCGCTGTTATCTGTGATTAGAATAAACTG GTTCAGTGTGAGGGTGAAGAGAACTAGCAAAGAGACTGCAAACTGGGTTTGCAACCGAGAGGGGTTTCTAAAAACAGATAAAGAGAATAACGAACCACAGATTGAAAAGACATCAAAGAGAGTCGGCTGCCCTGCATATGCTAAGGTAAAGCAAGATAAGAAAGCCAACCAATGGTACTTCGACCATGTTGAGGAAGCACACAACCACAAGTTGCACCCGTCGCCCAGGATGGTCAGGTACATGCATATTCACAAACAAAGGGGCGCAGCGCTGGATGACCTATTTGCTATCATGGCAAGGAATGGGGTAGCGCACCAGGCTGTGATGAATGTCATGTCCGAGCTATATGGTGGCCGTCAAAACTGGTCGTTCACAGAGAAAGATgtcaaaaacat GAATGCTGAGCAAGCAAGGGAGGAAAGGGATGCTGATCTGGAGAAACTTTTTCAGTTTTTTAGAGAATGCAAGACAAGCAACGAGTACTTTTACTTTGATGTGGATTTTGATCCGAAAACAAAGGTTCTCAGGAGCATATTCTGGAGCCATGCTAGTCAAAGAGCTGAATATAAGGACTTTGGTGATGTGATCACCTTTGACACGACCCACAAAACAAACCAAAAAAACATGCCACTAGGCATGTCTGTGGGGGCCAATAACAACCTGAAGAATGTGAGTTTTGGGCAAGCTCTGCTTCGGGACGAAACAACTGAATCATTCAAATGGCTGTTTGAAACTTTCAAGAACTGCATGGGGGGGGGGCACCAGCCCTATGTGATCCTGACAG ATGAGGATGCAGCAATGAGAGAAGCGATAAGGATAGTGTTCGACAAATCGCAACATACAAACTACAGATGGCATATCACAAGGACGTGGGAATACGAGCTCGACAAACTGTACATACAACACAAAGATAAAAACCTGAAGGAGAGGCTGGAATCTCTGATAAATTATCCACTAGGGCCTACACAGTTTGAGGAGTGGAACAAGCTG AGGGTGCTTGACTCATTTCAGCACATAGACCACATGGATGCTGATGAGACGCACTACTCACAT GCTGAGGTCGTCCGAGCTTGCAAATCAAGGTTTGATGAGCAGCTCAGCAGGGTGTACACGAGAGCTGTGTACCAGGAATACAAAAGGGAATATGCTAACATCACAGCATTTCTCATAGAACTTAATCCTGATCCAGAAGTCAGGAATGGTTATTTGGTGAGGCATGAGAAGGGCGCGGGGAGCTTCTGCTGGGCGCAACATGCATTTAAAGTGGTGGCTGACAAGGAAGCAGGAGTGTATGAATGCGAAT GGCTGTTCTTCATGCACATCATAAGGGCATTCACCCACCTGCAGGTGCAGAGCATACCAGAGAAGTACATTTTCAAACGATACATGCGTGATGCAAGATCTCTGGTTCCATGGGACAGACATGATGTTGTGCAGGTTGGGCCGCGAGGAGACACAGAGCAGTCGCGGATGTCAAAACAGCTACCCAAGTTAATGAGGCTGGGTAGAGCAGGGAGCAAAACAGATCGAGCTTACACTGAAACTGTGAGACATCTAGATAGGATCACTCCTGGAATTGAGCTTCTCCAAGCCATAGAAGTTGATTCTTCTGTGCATCCAACCAATTTGACAGGGGCAGAAAGTGGGGAGTTGCAAGCTGTTGGTACAATCTAG